From a single Sphingobium lignivorans genomic region:
- the glyA gene encoding serine hydroxymethyltransferase, translating into MTASSVLADNSNEQAIRSPGFFSASLEEADPEVFAAVQGELKRQQDKIELIASENIVSKAVLEATGSIFTNKYAEGYPGKRYYGGCEWADVVETLAIERAKKLFGCDFANVQPNSGSQMNQAVFLALLQPGDTFMGLDLSAGGHLTHGSPVNMSGKWFNCVSYGVRREDQLLDMDDIAAKARTHRPKLIIAGATAYPRVWDFAAFRAIADEVGAILLVDMSHFAGLVAGGAHPSPFPHAHVVTTTTHKSMRGPRSGIILTNDEAIAKKVNSAVFPGLQGGPLVHVIAAKAVAFAEALQPEFRAYAHQIVANARALAASLAEAGLAVVSGGTDNHLMLIDLRPKEATGKAAEKALDRAYITCNKNSVPFDTASPFVTSGLRLGTPAGTTRGFREAEFRQIGTWIAEVVEGLRHNGEEGDGQVEAHVREKVKDLTARFPIY; encoded by the coding sequence GTCCTTGCCGATAATTCGAACGAGCAGGCGATCCGCTCGCCGGGCTTCTTCTCCGCGTCGCTGGAGGAAGCCGATCCGGAAGTGTTCGCCGCCGTGCAGGGCGAACTCAAGCGCCAGCAGGACAAGATCGAGCTGATCGCTTCCGAGAACATCGTCAGCAAGGCCGTGCTGGAAGCCACCGGCAGCATCTTCACCAATAAATATGCCGAGGGCTATCCCGGCAAGCGCTATTATGGCGGCTGCGAGTGGGCGGATGTCGTCGAGACGCTGGCCATCGAGCGGGCGAAGAAGCTGTTCGGTTGCGACTTCGCCAATGTTCAGCCCAATTCGGGCAGCCAGATGAACCAGGCAGTGTTCCTCGCCCTGCTTCAGCCGGGCGACACTTTCATGGGCCTCGATCTGTCGGCTGGTGGCCACCTCACGCACGGGTCGCCGGTCAACATGTCCGGCAAGTGGTTCAATTGCGTGTCCTACGGCGTGCGCCGCGAGGACCAGCTTCTCGACATGGACGACATCGCCGCCAAGGCGCGGACCCACAGGCCCAAGCTGATCATCGCCGGCGCCACCGCCTATCCGCGCGTCTGGGACTTCGCGGCCTTCCGCGCCATCGCCGATGAGGTGGGCGCGATCCTGCTGGTGGACATGTCGCACTTCGCCGGGCTGGTCGCGGGTGGCGCGCATCCCTCGCCGTTCCCGCATGCCCATGTCGTGACCACAACGACGCACAAGTCCATGCGCGGCCCCCGCTCCGGCATCATCCTCACCAATGACGAAGCGATCGCGAAGAAGGTGAACAGCGCCGTCTTCCCGGGTCTTCAGGGCGGACCGCTGGTCCATGTCATTGCGGCCAAGGCCGTGGCCTTCGCGGAAGCGCTCCAGCCCGAGTTCCGGGCCTATGCGCACCAGATCGTCGCCAATGCTCGCGCGCTGGCGGCCAGCCTTGCCGAGGCCGGACTTGCCGTCGTGTCCGGCGGCACGGACAATCACCTGATGCTCATCGACCTGCGGCCGAAGGAAGCCACCGGCAAGGCCGCCGAAAAGGCGCTGGACCGCGCCTACATCACCTGCAACAAGAACAGCGTGCCGTTCGACACGGCGAGCCCCTTCGTGACCTCGGGCCTGCGCCTGGGCACGCCGGCGGGCACGACGCGCGGCTTCCGCGAGGCGGAGTTCCGCCAGATCGGCACCTGGATCGCGGAAGTGGTCGAGGGTCTGCGCCATAATGGCGAGGAAGGCGACGGGCAGGTCGAGGCTCATGTGCGCGAGAAGGTGAAGGACCTGACCGCGCGCTTCCCGATCTACTGA
- the nrdR gene encoding transcriptional regulator NrdR translates to MRCPYCAHEDSQVKDSRPTEDGAAIRRRRQCEACGARFTTFERIQLRDILVVKSGRASEPFDRDKLARSIEIACRKRALDPVRIERLVSGIQRQLETSGESEVSSSRIGELAMEGLKGLDSVAYIRFASVYRDFTEAKDFQEFAGAIREVGGE, encoded by the coding sequence ATGCGCTGCCCTTACTGCGCGCACGAAGATAGCCAGGTCAAGGACAGCCGCCCCACCGAGGATGGTGCCGCGATCCGTCGCCGGCGCCAGTGCGAGGCTTGCGGCGCGCGCTTCACCACCTTCGAGCGCATCCAGCTTCGCGACATTCTGGTGGTCAAGTCGGGCCGCGCAAGCGAGCCGTTCGATCGGGACAAGCTTGCCCGGTCCATCGAGATCGCCTGCCGCAAGCGCGCGCTCGATCCGGTGCGGATCGAGCGGCTGGTTTCCGGCATCCAGCGGCAGCTCGAGACGAGCGGGGAAAGCGAAGTCAGCTCGTCCCGGATCGGCGAGCTCGCCATGGAAGGCCTGAAAGGGCTGGACAGCGTGGCCTATATCCGCTTCGCCAGCGTCTATCGGGACTTCACCGAGGCGAAGGACTTTCAGGAATTCGCTGGCGCGATCCGGGAAGTCGGCGGAGAATGA
- a CDS encoding acyltransferase family protein: MTTSRVAQREHHWDAIRALLMLLGIPYHVAMAYRANDVWIVNAREGALIWTWLADFIHVFRMPAFFLIAGYFAALLLSRRSSGEWLKGRFLRLGIPFLACLLTLNPLLNLFCELSNFSIGPALASWEHNSSVSGGYWVRHLWFIIVLLQCSALAALLTTLSPRLSQAQIAPATDFRLARRPALVVLLTALVLGAWEASAIELFYAAGFATNVPQQIFRLDQLLQFIPWFAAGCLVARAPRLRDALHRPSFAIALLGVLALAAHFMFKGQLHPAAGRLVETVAAVAITQMLLAGVKHVADRPHPAVQELVRASFVIYLFHLPITAALVVIGQPLALPVSVKAVLAILLTLGLSWMAWRIVLRSPMLRLLYDGVPPAVSPRPALPLAARDLRRQSL, translated from the coding sequence ATGACGACAAGCAGGGTTGCACAACGAGAACATCATTGGGACGCGATCCGCGCGTTGCTCATGTTGCTGGGCATTCCCTATCATGTCGCCATGGCCTATCGCGCCAATGACGTCTGGATCGTCAATGCTCGGGAAGGCGCATTGATCTGGACCTGGCTCGCCGATTTCATCCATGTCTTCAGGATGCCGGCCTTCTTCCTCATTGCCGGCTATTTCGCCGCCCTGCTTCTGTCTCGCCGCAGCTCGGGCGAATGGCTGAAGGGGCGGTTCCTGCGGCTCGGCATCCCTTTCCTGGCTTGCCTCCTCACGCTCAATCCGTTGCTCAACCTCTTTTGTGAGCTTTCCAACTTCTCCATCGGGCCGGCACTCGCCTCGTGGGAGCACAACAGCTCCGTGTCCGGCGGCTATTGGGTGCGGCACCTCTGGTTCATCATCGTGTTGCTGCAATGCTCCGCCCTTGCCGCGCTGCTGACGACGCTGTCCCCCCGGCTTTCCCAGGCCCAGATCGCTCCTGCGACGGACTTCCGCCTGGCGCGCCGGCCCGCGCTGGTGGTGCTGCTGACGGCGCTGGTCCTTGGCGCATGGGAAGCTTCCGCCATCGAGCTTTTCTATGCGGCGGGCTTTGCCACCAATGTCCCCCAGCAGATTTTCCGGCTCGACCAGCTGCTCCAGTTCATTCCCTGGTTCGCGGCCGGCTGTCTTGTGGCGCGCGCGCCCCGGCTGCGGGATGCGCTGCATCGGCCCTCCTTTGCGATCGCCTTGCTCGGGGTCCTCGCACTGGCAGCGCATTTCATGTTCAAGGGGCAGCTGCATCCCGCCGCCGGCCGCCTCGTCGAGACGGTGGCCGCGGTGGCCATCACGCAGATGCTGCTCGCAGGGGTCAAGCATGTGGCGGACCGGCCGCATCCCGCCGTTCAGGAACTGGTGCGCGCGTCCTTCGTCATTTATCTGTTCCATCTGCCGATCACGGCCGCGCTCGTGGTGATCGGGCAACCGCTGGCGCTGCCGGTCAGCGTCAAGGCCGTGCTGGCGATCCTGCTGACGCTGGGTCTTTCCTGGATGGCGTGGCGCATCGTGCTGCGCTCGCCCATGCTGCGTCTGCTCTATGACGGCGTGCCGCCTGCGGTGTCACCCCGTCCCGCTCTCCCGCTGGCCGCGCGCGACCTCCGTCGCCAGAGCCTCTAA
- a CDS encoding ArsR/SmtB family transcription factor, giving the protein MHAFDVLGDPVRRRLLELLAERERAAGDMTAIVQREFGITQSAVSQHLRVLRDSGFATVRPLGAVRLYSVNAEPMRDVDQWLERFRGFWTPRLEALATEVARGQRESGTG; this is encoded by the coding sequence ATGCATGCTTTCGATGTGCTTGGCGACCCCGTGCGGCGGCGGCTCTTGGAGCTTCTGGCCGAAAGAGAACGTGCGGCCGGCGACATGACGGCGATCGTCCAGCGCGAGTTCGGCATTACCCAGTCCGCCGTTTCGCAGCATTTGCGCGTGCTGCGGGACAGCGGCTTTGCGACGGTGCGTCCGCTGGGCGCCGTCCGGCTCTACAGTGTCAACGCAGAGCCGATGCGCGATGTCGATCAATGGCTGGAACGCTTCCGGGGCTTCTGGACGCCGCGATTAGAGGCTCTGGCGACGGAGGTCGCGCGCGGCCAGCGGGAGAGCGGGACGGGGTGA
- a CDS encoding SRPBCC family protein: MFTNAIGVQVRRFEEREHEGAPARVVTLERTYPAGMSDIWDAMTSPERLPRWFLPVSGELRQGGRYQLDGNAGGTITRCDPPRALDISWEFSGATSWVTVRLSPEGEGTLLVLEHIAPVGVMEDHWESFGPAATGTGWDLALMGLGLHLKDGRSVDQEEVERWSASEPGRTFMRESTAAWAEVHVAAGEDRCVAQAMAQRTAAFYMGD; this comes from the coding sequence ATGTTCACCAATGCCATCGGCGTGCAGGTGCGCCGCTTCGAGGAACGCGAGCATGAGGGCGCCCCCGCGCGCGTCGTGACCCTCGAACGAACCTATCCCGCCGGAATGAGCGACATCTGGGATGCCATGACGAGCCCGGAGCGTCTGCCGCGCTGGTTCCTGCCGGTGAGCGGCGAGCTGCGACAGGGCGGACGCTACCAGCTCGACGGCAATGCGGGCGGCACCATCACGCGCTGCGATCCCCCGCGCGCGCTGGACATCAGCTGGGAATTTTCCGGCGCCACGAGCTGGGTGACCGTCCGTCTCAGCCCGGAGGGCGAGGGCACGCTGCTGGTCCTGGAGCATATCGCGCCGGTCGGCGTCATGGAGGACCATTGGGAAAGCTTCGGGCCGGCCGCGACGGGCACCGGCTGGGACCTCGCGCTCATGGGACTGGGGCTCCATCTCAAGGATGGCAGAAGCGTCGACCAGGAGGAGGTGGAGCGCTGGTCCGCCTCCGAGCCGGGCAGGACCTTCATGCGGGAAAGCACCGCCGCCTGGGCGGAAGTCCATGTCGCGGCGGGAGAGGATCGGTGCGTTGCACAAGCCATGGCGCAACGCACCGCAGCCTTCTATATGGGCGATTGA
- the rpsD gene encoding 30S ribosomal protein S4: MTKRTSAKHKIDRRMGENIWGRPKSPVNKREYGPGQHGQRRKGKMSDFGIQLRAKQKLKGYYGDVTEKQFKKNYIEASRMKGDTGQNLIGLLERRLDAVVYRAKFAPTIFSARQIVSHGHIYVNGVKCNIASRLVKPGDEVTLGKKAQEMALVMEAQSLSERDIPDYIAPDGAAKVVYTRVPTLDEVPYPVKMEPNLVVEFYSR, translated from the coding sequence ATGACGAAGCGCACCAGCGCCAAGCACAAGATCGATCGCCGCATGGGCGAGAATATCTGGGGCCGCCCCAAGAGCCCGGTCAACAAGCGTGAATATGGCCCCGGCCAGCACGGCCAGCGTCGCAAGGGCAAGATGTCGGACTTCGGCATCCAGCTGCGCGCCAAGCAGAAGCTCAAGGGCTATTATGGCGATGTGACCGAGAAGCAGTTCAAGAAGAACTACATCGAGGCGAGCCGCATGAAGGGCGACACCGGCCAGAACCTGATCGGCCTGCTCGAGCGTCGCCTGGACGCCGTCGTCTATCGCGCCAAGTTCGCACCGACGATCTTTTCGGCGCGTCAGATCGTCAGCCACGGCCACATCTATGTGAACGGCGTGAAGTGCAACATTGCCTCGCGCCTCGTGAAGCCGGGCGACGAAGTCACGCTGGGCAAGAAGGCGCAGGAAATGGCGCTGGTCATGGAAGCGCAGAGCCTGTCCGAGCGCGACATCCCCGATTATATCGCGCCCGATGGTGCCGCGAAGGTCGTTTACACCCGCGTTCCCACGCTGGACGAAGTGCCCTATCCGGTGAAGATGGAGCCCAATCTGGTCGTCGAGTTCTACTCGCGCTGA